A single region of the Leptothrix cholodnii SP-6 genome encodes:
- a CDS encoding AAA-like domain-containing protein, producing the protein MTEAVAAGFRFVTGGTLAPDNPSYVRRAADDELLQACLAGRFAYVLSSRQMGKSSLLARTIEQLRERGVTVAMVDLTAIGTQGVTQETWYAGVLAEVERACMPQTDLFDWWAEAAPQPIVQRFIRYLIEVVLAELSGPVVILIDEIDSTLKLDFTDDFYAAIRHLHNARAEQPALARLSFVLAGVATPTELIRDPARTPFNIGQRIELADFNAAEARQLVERIGPGVADTDAALADVLRWTGGQPYLTQRLCALLAAAPGANPPSAAEHVDGVVAGGLLSDSGWADPHFQSVARYMTESPAELKADLFATYAQVLAGRRVASIDASPVHNRLRLCGIVKRVDEQLVLRNGVYRELFGRPWLRKHRPTFWTPANRIWAGALAASLLVTAGFAALWLRAEQATAAARQARVEADAGRQQAEQATERARRATADAQAATLAADAAAANDAGDPDRALALTHQALATRVTPVSLWAAFAAAEQHQALAALLGHTDVVDQVALNPAGTLAATASHDGSVRLWHLPDGRQAAELRGHAGPVIAVSFSPDGQRVLSAGHDRTARLWDSRTGEPLLTLQGHGDRLMAAAFSPDGNLIATASQDGAARLWRGTDGRLLHVLEGHKHWVRCLAFSPDGRQLASGGNDGDVRLWNVRSGRLAARLAGHRDWIRSVAFSPDGRSLVSASDDATARIWSTRDARPRQVLRGHATSVRSAAFDDRGARVVTGGGDGAVRLWRSSDGRPQRRWQHPRGWINAVQFVGSDQVLSSDDAGVTRVNPIAPDGQVLTLLGHRQAVTAVAVDSRTMLALTAGNDRSARLWSLRPGSLLARLRPGQRAVNDLAWSADGQRLLLAGEDGVAQIHSPGRAEPAITLQLDSGGTPSAAGTKTRASAAPGPSRPPPEITAVALSADGRWAAVARKADADDGLSTVQGFDARTGERRPLAGPGHRATVNMVAFSPDGQWLVSAGDDDQALLWRAGGSAPPIALRGHQGAVNSAVFSADNRRVLTASADGSARIWSLPDGRLVRPLAHSRDGERLRMASFSADGRLAATAGDDQRVRIWQVDTGALLRTLEGHDDIVMSAHFSPDGHRLVSASQDRSARVWDVASGKALFTLPAGRTDIARLAIYSADGRLIVTTSDDGHARLWRAADGAAVGEYAHADWIWNAAFSPDGQRLATASEDGSAAIWDLGRSAADPARLSAWMAQRLERLQRPAAAPPSPAER; encoded by the coding sequence ATGACTGAGGCCGTCGCGGCGGGTTTCCGCTTCGTCACCGGCGGCACGCTGGCGCCGGACAATCCGAGCTACGTGCGCCGCGCCGCCGACGACGAGCTGCTGCAGGCCTGCCTGGCGGGTCGGTTCGCCTACGTGCTGTCGTCGCGGCAGATGGGCAAGTCGAGCCTGCTGGCGCGCACCATCGAGCAGCTGCGCGAGCGCGGCGTGACGGTGGCGATGGTCGACCTGACCGCCATCGGCACCCAGGGCGTGACGCAGGAAACCTGGTACGCGGGCGTGCTGGCCGAGGTCGAGCGGGCCTGCATGCCGCAGACCGACCTGTTCGACTGGTGGGCCGAGGCCGCGCCGCAGCCGATCGTGCAGCGTTTCATCCGCTACCTGATCGAGGTGGTGCTGGCCGAGCTGAGCGGGCCGGTGGTGATCCTGATCGACGAGATCGACTCGACCCTCAAGCTCGATTTCACCGACGACTTCTACGCCGCCATCCGACACCTGCACAACGCCCGCGCCGAGCAGCCGGCGCTGGCGCGGCTGTCGTTCGTGCTGGCCGGCGTGGCCACCCCCACCGAGCTGATCCGCGACCCGGCACGCACGCCGTTCAACATCGGCCAGCGCATCGAGCTGGCGGATTTCAACGCCGCCGAGGCGCGCCAGCTGGTCGAGCGCATCGGGCCCGGCGTGGCGGACACCGACGCCGCGCTGGCCGACGTGCTGCGCTGGACCGGCGGCCAGCCCTATCTGACGCAGCGGCTGTGTGCACTGCTGGCCGCGGCGCCGGGTGCGAACCCGCCATCCGCCGCCGAGCACGTGGACGGCGTGGTGGCAGGCGGGCTGCTGTCGGACAGCGGCTGGGCGGATCCGCACTTCCAGTCGGTGGCGCGCTACATGACGGAGTCGCCGGCCGAGCTGAAGGCCGATCTGTTCGCCACCTACGCGCAGGTGCTGGCCGGGCGCCGCGTGGCCAGCATCGACGCCTCGCCGGTGCACAACCGGCTGCGCCTGTGCGGCATCGTCAAGCGGGTGGACGAACAGCTGGTGCTGCGCAACGGCGTCTACCGCGAGCTGTTCGGCCGGCCGTGGCTGCGCAAGCACCGCCCCACCTTCTGGACCCCGGCCAACCGCATCTGGGCCGGCGCACTGGCGGCCAGCCTGCTGGTGACAGCCGGTTTTGCCGCGCTCTGGCTGCGCGCCGAGCAGGCCACCGCCGCCGCCCGGCAGGCGCGGGTCGAGGCCGATGCCGGCCGACAGCAGGCCGAACAGGCGACCGAGCGGGCCAGGCGGGCCACCGCCGACGCGCAGGCTGCGACTCTGGCCGCCGATGCCGCCGCTGCAAACGATGCCGGCGACCCGGATCGCGCGCTGGCCCTGACGCACCAGGCGCTGGCGACGCGCGTGACGCCGGTGTCGCTGTGGGCGGCCTTTGCCGCGGCCGAACAGCATCAGGCGCTGGCCGCGCTGCTCGGCCACACCGACGTCGTCGATCAGGTGGCGCTGAACCCCGCCGGCACCTTGGCCGCCACCGCCAGTCACGACGGCAGCGTGCGGCTGTGGCACCTGCCCGACGGCCGGCAGGCGGCCGAACTGCGCGGCCATGCCGGCCCGGTGATCGCGGTGTCGTTCAGCCCCGACGGCCAGCGCGTGCTGAGCGCCGGCCACGACCGCACGGCGCGCCTCTGGGACAGCCGGACCGGCGAGCCGCTGCTCACGCTGCAGGGCCACGGCGATCGCCTGATGGCTGCCGCCTTCAGCCCCGACGGCAACCTGATCGCCACCGCCAGCCAGGACGGCGCCGCCCGCCTCTGGCGCGGCACCGACGGCCGGCTGCTGCACGTACTCGAAGGCCACAAGCACTGGGTGCGCTGCCTCGCCTTCAGCCCCGATGGTCGCCAGCTCGCCAGCGGCGGCAACGACGGCGACGTGCGCCTGTGGAACGTGCGCAGCGGCCGGCTCGCCGCCCGCCTGGCCGGCCACCGCGACTGGATCCGCAGCGTCGCCTTCAGCCCCGACGGCCGATCGCTGGTCAGCGCCAGCGACGACGCCACCGCCCGCATCTGGTCGACCCGCGACGCCCGGCCGCGGCAGGTGCTGCGCGGCCACGCCACCTCGGTGCGCAGCGCCGCGTTCGACGACCGCGGCGCGCGTGTCGTGACCGGCGGCGGCGACGGCGCGGTGCGACTCTGGCGCAGCAGCGACGGCCGCCCGCAGCGCCGCTGGCAGCACCCGCGCGGCTGGATCAACGCGGTGCAGTTCGTCGGCAGCGACCAGGTGCTGAGCAGCGACGATGCCGGCGTCACGCGGGTCAACCCGATCGCCCCCGACGGCCAGGTCCTGACCCTGCTCGGCCATCGACAGGCGGTGACGGCGGTGGCGGTCGACAGCCGCACGATGTTGGCGCTGACCGCCGGCAACGACCGCAGCGCGCGGCTCTGGAGCCTGCGACCGGGCTCGCTGCTGGCCCGGTTGCGCCCCGGCCAGCGGGCCGTCAACGACCTGGCGTGGAGCGCCGACGGCCAGCGCCTGCTGCTGGCCGGTGAAGACGGCGTGGCGCAGATCCACTCGCCCGGCCGGGCCGAGCCGGCGATCACGCTGCAGCTGGACAGCGGCGGCACGCCATCGGCCGCAGGCACGAAGACCCGCGCCAGCGCGGCACCCGGCCCGTCCCGGCCACCCCCCGAGATCACGGCCGTCGCGCTGAGTGCCGACGGCCGATGGGCGGCCGTCGCCCGCAAGGCCGATGCGGACGACGGCCTGTCGACGGTGCAAGGGTTCGACGCCCGCACCGGCGAGCGGCGGCCGCTTGCCGGCCCCGGTCACCGGGCCACCGTGAACATGGTGGCGTTCAGCCCGGACGGCCAATGGCTGGTCTCGGCCGGCGACGACGACCAGGCGCTGCTCTGGCGCGCCGGCGGATCGGCCCCGCCGATCGCGCTGCGCGGGCACCAGGGCGCGGTCAACTCGGCCGTCTTCAGCGCCGACAACCGCCGGGTGCTGACCGCCAGCGCCGACGGCAGCGCCCGGATCTGGTCGCTGCCCGACGGCCGGCTGGTCCGGCCGCTGGCGCACAGCCGCGATGGCGAACGGCTGCGCATGGCCAGCTTCAGCGCCGACGGGCGGCTCGCGGCCACGGCGGGCGACGACCAGCGCGTGCGCATCTGGCAGGTCGACACCGGCGCCTTGCTGCGCACGCTCGAGGGCCACGACGACATCGTGATGAGCGCGCACTTCAGCCCGGACGGCCACCGGCTCGTCAGCGCCAGCCAGGACCGCAGCGCGCGGGTCTGGGACGTGGCCAGCGGCAAGGCGCTGTTCACCCTGCCGGCCGGCCGAACCGACATCGCCCGGCTGGCGATCTACAGCGCCGACGGCCGCCTGATCGTCACCACCAGCGACGACGGCCACGCCCGGCTCTGGCGCGCCGCAGACGGCGCCGCAGTCGGCGAGTACGCGCATGCCGACTGGATCTGGAACGCCGCCTTCAGCCCGGACGGCCAGCGCCTGGCCACCGCCAGCGAAGACGGCAGCGCCGCCATCTGGGATCTGGGCCGCAGCGCAGCCGATCCGGCGCGGCTGTCGGCCTGGATGGCGCAACGGCTGGAACGCCTGCAACGGCCGGCCGCGGCACCACCGAGCCCCGCAGAACGCTGA
- a CDS encoding AAA-like domain-containing protein: protein MSKRVFISYKRNTALDQPLAHRLYDSLGKAGHEVFLDAEILLGEDWVMRIQREVEAADFLILLLSEHSIESQMVAEEVRLAEHARKSSGKPSILPVRVVYEGSLPYDLGAILNRLNYALWRSPADDDELLVQLSAAIGGDALPAPVLAGGELPCDRPMPAANPRAVLELPEQVLEAASPFYIERDGDRVLAAEQTQPGYTLTIQAARQTGKSSMLGRVLERGVQAGKKAAFIDFQGFEDAVLNDPAQLYYQFAFSIEDALQLEPQLDKYWGVPLGATQKCGRFMERRILPACGDAGLLLLLDDADELLASGASMDFFGMLRSWHGSRARPGPWKNFALAMAISTEPALLIADLAQSPFNVGTPVKLADFELADTEKINQSHDAHLSRPQLETLYQLLGGHPYLTRKAFYLIGTGRSSFDTLIADACSETGPFGDHLRALLTRLILKADLGSAIRSALSGDRLDGRARERLIAGGLFVEQDGRLVARNQLYDRYLRRALHD, encoded by the coding sequence ATGTCCAAGCGCGTTTTCATCAGCTACAAGCGCAACACCGCGCTCGATCAACCGCTGGCGCACCGGCTGTACGACAGCCTCGGCAAGGCCGGCCACGAGGTGTTCCTCGACGCCGAGATCCTGCTCGGTGAAGACTGGGTGATGCGCATCCAGCGCGAGGTGGAGGCGGCCGATTTCCTGATCCTGCTGCTGTCGGAGCACTCGATCGAGAGCCAGATGGTGGCCGAGGAGGTGCGGCTGGCCGAACATGCCCGCAAGAGCAGCGGCAAGCCGTCGATCCTGCCGGTGCGGGTGGTCTACGAGGGCAGCCTGCCCTACGACCTGGGCGCCATCCTCAACCGGCTCAACTACGCGCTCTGGCGCAGCCCGGCCGACGACGACGAACTGCTGGTGCAGCTGTCGGCGGCCATCGGCGGCGATGCCCTGCCCGCCCCGGTGCTGGCCGGCGGCGAGCTGCCCTGCGACCGGCCGATGCCCGCGGCCAACCCGCGCGCGGTGCTGGAGCTGCCCGAGCAGGTGCTCGAGGCGGCGTCACCTTTCTACATCGAGCGCGACGGCGACCGCGTGCTGGCCGCCGAGCAGACCCAGCCGGGCTACACGCTGACGATCCAGGCGGCGCGCCAGACCGGCAAGAGCTCGATGCTCGGGCGGGTGCTCGAACGCGGCGTGCAGGCGGGCAAGAAGGCGGCGTTCATCGATTTCCAGGGCTTCGAGGACGCGGTGCTGAACGACCCGGCGCAGCTCTACTACCAGTTCGCCTTCAGCATCGAGGACGCCCTGCAGCTCGAACCGCAACTCGACAAGTACTGGGGCGTGCCGCTGGGCGCGACGCAGAAATGCGGCCGCTTCATGGAGCGCCGCATCCTGCCGGCCTGCGGCGACGCCGGCCTGCTGCTGCTGCTCGACGACGCCGACGAGTTGCTGGCGTCGGGCGCGAGCATGGACTTCTTCGGCATGCTGCGCAGCTGGCACGGCAGCCGCGCCCGCCCGGGGCCGTGGAAGAACTTCGCGCTGGCGATGGCGATCTCGACCGAACCGGCGCTGCTGATCGCCGACCTGGCGCAGTCGCCGTTCAACGTCGGCACGCCGGTCAAGCTGGCCGACTTCGAGCTGGCCGACACCGAAAAGATCAACCAGAGCCACGACGCGCACCTGAGCCGGCCGCAGCTGGAGACGCTCTACCAGCTGCTGGGCGGCCACCCCTACCTGACGCGCAAGGCCTTCTACCTGATCGGCACCGGCCGTTCGAGCTTCGACACCCTGATCGCCGATGCCTGCTCGGAGACCGGCCCGTTCGGCGACCACCTGCGCGCGCTGCTGACGCGGCTGATTCTCAAGGCCGATCTCGGCTCGGCGATCCGCTCGGCACTGTCGGGCGACCGGCTCGACGGCCGTGCGCGCGAGCGGCTGATCGCCGGCGGGCTGTTCGTCGAACAAGACGGGCGGCTGGTCGCGCGCAACCAGCTCTACGACCGCTACCTGCGCCGGGCGCTGCATGACTGA